A portion of the Paenibacillus hamazuiensis genome contains these proteins:
- a CDS encoding sugar phosphate isomerase/epimerase family protein, with protein MKLAFTTLGCPDWNLDTIIAKAKEFGYDGIDFRGLQGELELYRLQEFSAEAEKTRERIAAAGLEVTCFSSSVKLFAGPDEHEKHLEEVRQYARLCGIFGTRYIRVFGGKIGDAGRDEAIAIVTRNARELIAAVRESGGADVTLLLETHDDWTASEHVKAVMESVSDSGLAVLWDTHHPIRTLGENPDTTWQSISRWVQYTHWKDSSLKPAEEGGGFRYRPMGEGDIPLRDIYRLLLASGYDGWFTFEWEKKWHPYIEDAEIAFPHYVRYMRELERGE; from the coding sequence ATGAAATTGGCGTTCACCACCCTCGGCTGTCCGGATTGGAATCTGGACACGATCATTGCGAAAGCGAAGGAATTCGGGTATGACGGGATTGATTTCCGCGGCCTGCAGGGCGAGCTGGAACTGTACCGACTGCAGGAGTTTTCCGCAGAGGCGGAGAAGACGCGGGAGCGCATCGCTGCAGCAGGGCTGGAGGTTACCTGCTTCTCCAGCTCGGTCAAGCTGTTCGCCGGCCCGGACGAGCATGAGAAGCACCTTGAGGAAGTAAGGCAGTACGCCCGGCTGTGCGGCATTTTCGGCACCCGGTATATTCGCGTGTTCGGCGGCAAAATTGGAGATGCCGGCCGGGATGAGGCTATCGCTATCGTTACTAGGAACGCGCGGGAGCTGATTGCGGCAGTCCGGGAATCCGGCGGAGCCGATGTCACGCTGCTGCTGGAGACACACGACGATTGGACCGCGTCGGAGCACGTGAAGGCCGTGATGGAGAGCGTTAGCGACAGCGGGCTCGCCGTGCTGTGGGATACCCACCATCCGATCCGGACGCTCGGCGAGAACCCCGACACGACATGGCAATCGATCAGCCGGTGGGTCCAATACACCCACTGGAAAGACTCCTCCTTGAAGCCGGCCGAAGAAGGCGGCGGGTTCCGCTACCGCCCGATGGGCGAAGGGGATATCCCGCTGCGCGACATTTACCGGCTGCTGCTGGCTAGCGGTTATGACGGCTGGTTCACCTTCGAATGGGAGAAAAAATGGCATCCGTACATCGAAGACGCGGAAATCGCCTTTCCGCATTATGTCCGGTATATGCGCGAGCTGGAGCGGGGCGAATAA
- a CDS encoding MarR family winged helix-turn-helix transcriptional regulator — MKPELPSLDDSFGFLLNHTGRKISQLLTAHFQPYDITTEQWTVLTRLAEQDGISLKELARRSEKDQTNLTRILDQLERKELVFRRANAADRRSLLAYITDKGRALNSVLVPIEKKVVDMMLEDLSEQDIVRFRAFLTHIANKAQKHIQDVEGKP, encoded by the coding sequence TTGAAGCCGGAACTGCCTAGTCTTGACGATTCGTTCGGATTTTTGCTTAACCATACGGGGCGCAAAATCTCGCAGCTGCTGACGGCGCATTTCCAGCCTTACGATATTACGACCGAGCAATGGACCGTTCTCACCCGGCTTGCCGAGCAGGACGGCATCAGCCTGAAGGAGCTGGCCCGCCGTAGCGAGAAAGACCAGACCAATCTGACCCGGATCCTCGATCAGCTGGAGCGCAAGGAACTGGTTTTTCGCCGGGCGAATGCGGCCGATCGCCGCTCTCTCCTCGCGTACATTACGGATAAAGGCAGAGCACTCAACAGCGTATTGGTTCCTATCGAAAAAAAGGTTGTCGATATGATGCTGGAGGATTTGTCCGAGCAGGACATTGTCCGTTTTCGGGCGTTTCTTACCCACATTGCCAACAAAGCACAGAAACACATCCAGGACGTGGAGGGGAAACCGTGA
- a CDS encoding beta strand repeat-containing protein, producing MEMTITRSFARSLLQIFALLFVALLLQFGHSNVSYAATGTISGTVTSGSGNPVVGARVNVSDVSGTVTTDANGKYTINVPAGTYRYITVSASGYANYSQFNIQVTEGNTTTLDFGYGAISGNVTDETGNPLSGASVYTYNAGQTTNAGGTYTLNVPPGTYSVYADKHSAGYNKSTKDNVQVTAGNTVTVNFGYGAITGTVTNASGNPVSGACVAAANSGNVTTDASGKYTLKVPAGTYAYVWVQATGYANYSQNNIQVTTGSTTTVNFSYGAIGGTVTDAGGNPVSGSTVYTNISNRTTGADGTYTMNVPPGTYTVNLSAKTGFSSHSQDNVQVTAGQKATVNFSFGGVSGTVTDGSGNPVSGASVYVSNSNANTTTDANGKYMLNVRAGTYDYAQVYKSGFANFTQNGIQVTEGQTITMNFSYGAIRGTVTDAGGNPVPGGSVYTNTIDQKTDANGAYTLNVVPGTYTVNVSKTGYSAYARANIQVTGGNTTTVDFGYGAVSGTVSDASGNPVSGASVFAYNTNGSATTDASGKYTLNVPQGNYNYVQAQATGYPAFFQNNIEVTSGKTTTVNFSYGAVSGVVNDANGNPVSGATVYANNVSGSATTDASGKYTLNFAPGTYTLTVIKTGYPTESKTNIEVLPGQTTTVNFGNFSSGVISGTVTDASGNPISGATVYASNVSGSATTDASGKYTLNVPARTYSYVQVSANGFAPYTQNNIEVTAGNTTTLNFSYGAISGTVKDANGNPVSGATVSNGAINQTSNDGGVYTLNVPPGTYTVTVYKTGYPTESKTNVQVMSGQTTTVNFGNVSAGSISGTVTDASGHPVSGASVSVSGSGGSANTDASGKYTLNVPVGTYIVTVSKTGYAPYVKNNILVTVGSTTTVDFGYGAISGTVTDENSQPVPSASVSAGVISQSTNDGGSYTLNVPPGTYTVTASKSGYPTESKTNVQVTAGQTTTVNFGVARSTPPSAANITVVNNPAGTPDTVTVKGLTAGDVIKVYNQQTSGNLLATSNPVISGQSSVTASVYQLGTSAGYVYVSVTSTGKSESTRTEAPYSAEPADTVGPVTKYRLDPIYAETSTGKRYVKGFTVTLKATDNQSGVKDTKYRINGGAWTVYTAPFEIYAETTHTVDYFSTDRAGNTESPTNKMDFDKGTFTGAGSF from the coding sequence ATGGAAATGACCATAACCAGATCTTTTGCCAGATCGCTGCTTCAAATATTTGCTTTGCTATTCGTAGCGTTATTACTTCAGTTCGGTCATTCGAATGTTTCCTATGCCGCAACGGGAACCATTAGCGGAACCGTAACGAGCGGCAGCGGAAATCCGGTGGTAGGCGCGAGGGTTAACGTTTCCGATGTATCCGGTACCGTGACGACGGATGCAAACGGAAAGTACACGATCAACGTTCCGGCAGGAACGTACCGGTATATAACCGTTAGCGCGAGCGGATATGCGAACTACTCTCAGTTTAACATCCAGGTGACCGAAGGGAATACGACGACGCTGGACTTCGGCTACGGAGCGATCAGCGGAAACGTAACGGATGAAACCGGCAATCCGCTCTCCGGCGCCAGCGTTTATACGTATAATGCCGGACAAACGACGAATGCCGGCGGCACGTACACACTGAATGTTCCGCCCGGTACGTACAGCGTATACGCGGATAAACACAGTGCCGGATATAATAAGAGCACCAAAGATAACGTTCAAGTGACGGCGGGGAATACGGTTACAGTCAATTTCGGCTATGGCGCGATAACCGGGACTGTTACGAACGCCAGCGGCAATCCGGTATCGGGCGCTTGTGTTGCTGCCGCCAATTCCGGTAATGTGACAACGGATGCGAGCGGAAAGTACACGTTGAAAGTTCCGGCAGGAACATACGCCTATGTGTGGGTACAGGCAACCGGATACGCTAACTACAGCCAAAATAATATCCAGGTGACAACAGGGAGTACGACAACGGTTAACTTCAGCTACGGAGCAATCGGCGGAACCGTTACGGACGCCGGCGGCAATCCGGTGTCCGGCTCTACGGTTTATACGAATATTTCCAATCGAACGACGGGTGCCGACGGAACCTACACCATGAACGTTCCGCCGGGAACGTACACCGTAAATCTCAGCGCCAAAACCGGATTTTCATCCCATTCGCAGGATAATGTCCAGGTGACGGCAGGGCAAAAGGCGACGGTCAATTTCAGCTTCGGCGGTGTTAGCGGAACCGTAACGGACGGAAGCGGCAATCCGGTATCGGGCGCTTCGGTTTATGTCTCTAACAGTAACGCCAATACCACGACGGATGCGAACGGAAAGTACATGCTGAACGTTAGAGCCGGAACGTACGATTATGCGCAAGTATACAAAAGCGGGTTCGCCAATTTCACGCAAAATGGCATCCAGGTGACTGAAGGTCAAACGATAACGATGAACTTCAGCTATGGCGCGATCCGTGGTACCGTAACGGACGCCGGCGGAAATCCGGTACCGGGCGGTTCGGTTTATACGAACACGATCGACCAAAAAACGGATGCGAACGGAGCCTACACATTGAACGTTGTGCCGGGGACGTATACCGTAAACGTTTCCAAAACAGGGTACTCTGCCTACGCACGTGCTAATATCCAAGTGACGGGGGGAAATACGACGACAGTCGATTTCGGCTACGGTGCGGTTAGCGGAACCGTGTCGGATGCAAGCGGTAATCCGGTGTCCGGCGCTTCGGTTTTCGCCTATAACACAAACGGTTCTGCGACTACGGATGCCAGCGGAAAATATACGCTGAATGTTCCGCAGGGCAACTACAACTATGTTCAAGCACAAGCAACCGGTTACCCTGCTTTCTTTCAAAATAACATCGAAGTGACGTCGGGGAAAACGACGACGGTGAACTTCTCCTACGGAGCGGTCAGCGGCGTCGTTAACGATGCGAACGGCAATCCGGTTTCGGGAGCAACGGTTTATGCGAACAATGTCTCAGGTTCGGCGACAACGGATGCCAGCGGAAAGTATACGCTGAATTTTGCGCCGGGCACATACACCTTAACTGTCATCAAAACCGGGTATCCTACTGAAAGCAAAACGAATATTGAGGTATTGCCGGGTCAAACGACGACGGTCAACTTCGGCAACTTCAGCTCCGGAGTCATCAGCGGAACCGTAACGGATGCGAGCGGCAATCCGATTTCCGGTGCCACGGTTTATGCATCCAACGTCTCCGGCTCTGCGACTACGGATGCCAGCGGAAAGTATACGCTGAATGTTCCTGCACGTACGTACTCCTATGTGCAGGTAAGCGCGAACGGATTCGCTCCATACACGCAAAATAACATCGAAGTGACAGCGGGAAATACGACGACGCTGAACTTCAGCTACGGAGCGATCAGCGGGACTGTAAAGGATGCGAACGGCAATCCGGTATCCGGCGCAACGGTATCCAACGGTGCGATCAATCAAACGTCGAATGACGGCGGGGTCTACACGCTGAACGTTCCTCCGGGCACATACACCGTCACCGTCTATAAAACCGGATATCCTACCGAGAGCAAGACGAATGTTCAGGTAATGTCGGGCCAAACGACGACGGTCAACTTCGGCAACGTCAGCGCCGGATCGATCAGCGGCACCGTAACGGATGCGAGCGGCCATCCGGTGTCCGGCGCTTCGGTTTCTGTCAGCGGCAGCGGCGGTTCGGCAAATACGGATGCGAGCGGAAAGTATACGCTGAATGTTCCGGTTGGAACGTACATCGTCACCGTTTCCAAAACGGGGTACGCACCCTACGTCAAGAATAACATTCTGGTAACGGTAGGAAGTACCACGACGGTTGATTTCGGCTACGGTGCGATCAGCGGAACCGTAACGGACGAGAACAGCCAACCGGTGCCCAGCGCTTCGGTTTCCGCGGGCGTCATCAGTCAATCGACGAATGACGGCGGAAGCTACACGCTGAACGTTCCTCCGGGCACGTACACCGTCACCGCCTCCAAATCCGGGTATCCGACCGAGAGCAAGACGAATGTTCAAGTAACCGCAGGTCAAACAACGACGGTCAATTTCGGAGTGGCACGTTCAACACCTCCGTCAGCGGCCAACATCACGGTCGTCAACAATCCTGCCGGAACGCCGGATACCGTTACGGTAAAAGGGCTTACTGCAGGCGACGTGATCAAAGTCTACAATCAGCAAACGAGCGGAAATCTGCTCGCGACATCGAATCCGGTCATCAGCGGCCAATCGTCGGTGACGGCATCGGTATATCAATTGGGTACTTCAGCGGGTTATGTCTATGTATCCGTAACGAGCACCGGCAAATCGGAGAGTACCCGCACGGAAGCGCCATACAGCGCCGAACCGGCGGATACGGTCGGGCCCGTTACGAAATACCGTCTGGATCCCATTTACGCGGAAACAAGTACCGGAAAACGGTATGTTAAAGGATTTACGGTGACGCTTAAAGCGACAGACAATCAATCGGGAGTGAAAGACACCAAGTATCGCATCAATGGCGGGGCTTGGACGGTTTATACCGCACCGTTTGAAATTTACGCGGAAACTACGCATACGGTCGACTACTTCAGTACGGACCGTGCAGGCAATACCGAAAGCCCGACTAACAAAATGGATTTTGATAAAGGCACCTTCACGGGAGCAGGTTCGTTCTAA
- a CDS encoding MFS transporter → MDDSKLWNRHFVAVCLSSFFLFMTFYILAVTLPVFVTDALHQGKNQIGPVMTVFIISTVIFRPLTGKWLEEVNRKKLVMFALVLFAVCAAGYLFVHQYGLLLALRFIHGIGFGIATTATGAIAVDLVPDRRKGEGIGYFSLFMSLAMVIGPFIGLTVIAHFSYTVLFVLCFAFTVLSVLFGAIVRIPERAVQPSTQTVQGWRKLIEPGAIPISLTGSMLAFSYGAITTFLSVYANDIGLGPVSSYFFMVFAAMIVLSRPFTGKLFDRSGAHVLVYPGLVLFTAGMLALSGAHSAFVFLAAGAVLGLGYGALLPSYQTLAVQAAPPHRRGLATATYFLLFDAGYGIGSSVLGIVASHTSYREMYFIAGLVVVLSTALYYTLHHRREAVLNARPRPGE, encoded by the coding sequence ATAGACGATTCAAAATTATGGAACCGCCATTTTGTTGCTGTATGTCTCAGCAGCTTTTTTTTATTTATGACCTTTTATATTTTGGCGGTGACGCTGCCGGTGTTCGTGACGGATGCGCTGCATCAGGGGAAAAACCAGATCGGGCCCGTCATGACCGTATTTATCATTTCGACCGTTATTTTTCGGCCGCTGACCGGCAAATGGCTGGAGGAGGTAAACCGGAAAAAACTCGTGATGTTCGCGCTCGTGCTGTTTGCGGTATGCGCGGCGGGGTATTTGTTCGTTCACCAGTACGGGCTGCTGCTAGCGCTGCGGTTTATACACGGCATCGGCTTCGGCATCGCGACGACGGCAACCGGAGCGATCGCCGTCGACCTCGTGCCCGACCGCCGCAAAGGGGAAGGCATCGGTTATTTTAGTTTATTCATGAGCCTGGCCATGGTCATCGGGCCGTTTATCGGACTCACCGTGATTGCGCACTTTAGCTATACGGTATTATTCGTTCTTTGCTTCGCATTCACGGTGCTGTCGGTGCTGTTCGGAGCGATCGTGCGTATACCGGAGCGCGCCGTCCAGCCAAGCACACAGACGGTACAGGGCTGGAGAAAGCTGATCGAGCCGGGAGCGATCCCGATTTCGCTGACCGGAAGCATGCTGGCTTTCTCCTACGGCGCGATTACGACGTTCCTGTCGGTGTACGCAAACGATATCGGGCTAGGCCCCGTTTCCAGCTATTTCTTTATGGTGTTCGCCGCAATGATCGTGTTATCCCGCCCGTTCACGGGCAAGCTGTTCGACCGCTCGGGGGCCCACGTGCTCGTTTACCCGGGGCTGGTGCTGTTCACGGCCGGCATGCTGGCTTTAAGCGGCGCGCACAGCGCCTTTGTCTTTTTGGCCGCGGGGGCGGTGCTGGGGCTCGGCTACGGGGCGCTGCTTCCGAGCTACCAGACGCTCGCGGTGCAGGCCGCGCCGCCTCATCGCCGCGGGCTTGCGACCGCGACGTATTTCCTGCTGTTCGACGCCGGCTACGGCATCGGCTCTTCGGTGCTCGGCATCGTCGCTTCCCATACGAGCTACCGCGAGATGTACTTCATCGCCGGTCTCGTCGTCGTGCTGTCCACCGCGCTGTATTATACGCTGCATCACCGCCGCGAAGCAGTCTTAAACGCTCGGCCGCGGCCGGGGGAGTAA
- a CDS encoding branched-chain amino acid aminotransferase, with product MAYVIETELTSAKKQKPAADRLGFGNYFTDHMFMMDYEGKLGWHRPRIVPYQPISLDPAAKVFHYGQTVFEGLKAYRTADGRVLLFRPQKNFRRLNQSNGRLSIPAIDEEFALQALKQLISIDRDWIPSEEGTSLYIRPFVIATQPSLGASSSTHYQFIIILSPVGPYYAEGIHPVKIHVESEYVRAVKGGIGMAKTAGNYAAGLKAQDDAAQHGFAQVLWLDGVHRKYVEEVGSMNVFFKVDGKVLTPALNGSLLDGVVRDSILQLLRSWNIPAEERLISIDELYEAHRSGTLEEAFGTGTAAVISPIGELNWRGERLVINGGTTGELSAKLYETLTGIQRGELEDQLGWMVEVE from the coding sequence ATGGCTTATGTGATCGAAACGGAGCTTACCTCGGCAAAAAAGCAAAAACCGGCCGCTGATCGGCTCGGGTTCGGCAATTATTTCACCGATCATATGTTTATGATGGATTACGAGGGGAAACTCGGCTGGCATCGTCCGCGGATCGTACCGTATCAGCCTATTTCCCTGGACCCGGCGGCCAAAGTATTTCACTATGGGCAGACGGTATTCGAAGGTTTGAAGGCTTACCGTACTGCCGACGGGCGAGTATTGCTTTTCCGGCCGCAAAAAAATTTCCGGCGGCTTAATCAGTCGAACGGTCGCCTGAGCATCCCGGCGATCGACGAAGAGTTTGCGCTTCAGGCATTAAAGCAATTGATTTCAATCGACCGGGACTGGATCCCTTCCGAGGAGGGCACCTCTCTTTATATTCGTCCCTTCGTCATCGCTACGCAGCCTTCTCTGGGCGCCTCCTCGTCCACTCACTACCAATTTATCATCATTTTGTCGCCGGTCGGCCCCTATTACGCGGAGGGCATTCATCCCGTTAAAATCCATGTCGAATCCGAATACGTTCGGGCTGTCAAAGGCGGGATCGGCATGGCGAAAACGGCGGGAAATTATGCGGCCGGGTTAAAGGCTCAGGACGATGCCGCACAGCACGGCTTTGCTCAGGTGCTGTGGCTGGACGGCGTGCACCGGAAATACGTGGAGGAAGTCGGAAGCATGAACGTCTTTTTCAAGGTTGACGGCAAAGTGCTGACACCGGCTTTGAACGGAAGCCTGCTGGACGGCGTTGTACGGGACTCCATTTTGCAACTGCTGCGTTCGTGGAACATTCCTGCCGAGGAGCGGCTTATTTCCATCGACGAGTTGTACGAAGCGCACCGCAGCGGCACGCTGGAGGAAGCGTTCGGAACGGGAACGGCCGCCGTCATCTCCCCGATCGGAGAACTGAACTGGCGCGGCGAGCGGCTTGTCATCAACGGCGGAACAACCGGAGAGTTGTCGGCCAAACTGTACGAGACATTAACCGGGATTCAGCGCGGCGAGCTGGAAGATCAGCTCGGTTGGATGGTCGAAGTCGAATAA
- a CDS encoding LysR family transcriptional regulator — translation MDLRQLRYFLTVANEGQITRAAKALNIEQPPLSRQLKQMEQEMDVVLFDRSGHRLRLTHAGELLREKAEELLRQFHEAMLEVKEVDQGVRGVLSIGSVVSCVSLLPPKIEEFRKQYPGVTFKISEGDHFLLGDQLEKRNIELVVARLPFEAASESRQYSVVPLPSDPFVAVLPGGWELASSRESINMIELADVPFLSLKTDETTGMHNRVMEECRRHGFEPKVICECSSVAIIVALVAAGIGATVFPKSVMASFPMPAAKTLPIADADFQSEVGLLWLKDRYLSKSARQFIELFLK, via the coding sequence ATGGATCTCCGGCAGCTGCGTTATTTTTTGACCGTTGCGAATGAAGGGCAAATCACTCGGGCAGCCAAAGCGTTAAACATCGAGCAGCCGCCGCTCAGCCGGCAGCTGAAGCAAATGGAGCAGGAGATGGACGTCGTATTATTCGACCGAAGCGGCCACAGGCTGAGGCTTACGCATGCGGGCGAGCTGCTGCGGGAAAAGGCGGAGGAGCTGCTCCGGCAGTTTCATGAGGCGATGCTGGAGGTAAAGGAGGTCGATCAGGGAGTGCGCGGGGTGCTGTCCATCGGCTCGGTGGTATCCTGCGTTTCGCTGCTTCCGCCCAAAATCGAGGAGTTTCGCAAGCAGTATCCCGGGGTGACGTTTAAAATCAGCGAAGGCGATCATTTTCTGTTAGGCGATCAGCTTGAAAAAAGGAACATCGAACTGGTTGTAGCCAGGCTTCCCTTCGAGGCGGCTTCCGAGTCGCGGCAATATTCGGTTGTTCCGCTGCCCTCCGACCCGTTTGTCGCCGTGCTCCCCGGCGGGTGGGAGCTCGCCTCGTCGCGGGAATCGATAAATATGATCGAGCTTGCCGATGTTCCTTTCCTGTCCTTAAAAACCGACGAAACGACCGGCATGCATAACCGGGTGATGGAGGAGTGCCGGCGGCACGGCTTCGAGCCGAAGGTGATCTGCGAATGCTCCAGCGTGGCGATCATCGTTGCGCTCGTAGCGGCGGGCATCGGGGCTACGGTGTTTCCCAAATCCGTCATGGCGTCTTTTCCTATGCCTGCTGCGAAAACGCTCCCTATCGCGGACGCCGATTTTCAATCCGAAGTCGGCCTGCTGTGGTTAAAGGATCGTTACCTCTCCAAAAGTGCCCGCCAGTTCATCGAACTTTTTCTGAAATGA
- a CDS encoding GNAT family N-acetyltransferase produces the protein MKLPVIDTDLAKRLERSELEYITSRISSIGERSGNPEGVEIRKFGGATAFYTKTMPWRSFNGVVGLTPDDIDQIGGIAEFYRERQRSFEIAVNPCSASPELLKALAACGLYQKAFHSVLYGPPSRDMSPLPEHVRIDEVTDEREFGQYAEIHCVGFGMSADHKHHFVNNNIGLLHRPGWKFFLARIQETPAAVGVMLISGGIASFTLAATAPEFRRRGLHTALLHRRMHEAHLAGCELVTAQAGFGSTSQNNMERTGMQMAWTRAVWEPL, from the coding sequence GTGAAGCTGCCCGTTATCGATACAGACCTCGCCAAACGGTTGGAACGGTCCGAACTCGAATATATCACTTCGCGAATTAGCTCGATCGGCGAGCGGTCGGGTAATCCGGAGGGCGTCGAGATCCGGAAATTCGGCGGGGCCACGGCTTTTTACACGAAAACGATGCCTTGGCGGTCGTTTAACGGCGTCGTCGGGCTTACGCCTGACGATATCGATCAGATCGGCGGCATCGCGGAGTTTTACCGGGAGCGGCAGCGGTCTTTCGAAATTGCCGTAAATCCGTGCTCGGCAAGCCCGGAGCTGCTTAAAGCACTCGCCGCCTGCGGTTTGTACCAGAAGGCTTTTCACTCGGTGCTGTATGGACCTCCCAGTCGGGATATGTCTCCGCTTCCGGAGCATGTGCGCATCGACGAAGTTACGGATGAGCGGGAATTCGGGCAATATGCGGAAATACATTGTGTCGGCTTCGGCATGTCCGCCGATCACAAGCATCACTTTGTGAACAACAACATAGGGCTGCTTCACCGCCCCGGGTGGAAATTCTTTTTAGCCCGCATTCAGGAAACGCCGGCTGCGGTAGGCGTCATGCTTATTAGCGGCGGCATAGCGTCTTTTACTTTGGCGGCGACGGCTCCCGAGTTCAGACGGAGAGGTTTGCATACCGCGCTGCTGCACCGCCGCATGCATGAAGCCCACCTGGCGGGCTGCGAGCTTGTCACGGCACAAGCCGGCTTCGGAAGCACCAGCCAGAACAATATGGAACGGACCGGCATGCAGATGGCCTGGACGCGCGCTGTGTGGGAGCCGCTGTAA
- a CDS encoding CBO0543 family protein, producing MQNQIDNMLSSAHQMERNWWLTNDLFTFPWWVIVFVNAFFLVLFIMFIDRRRTRQITLALLFGYAIVGVFDQTGKYFMLWSYPHQLVPFVANFNAVNFLAVPCIFAIMYQKFMSWKTFVIADLLAALVNAYIAEPIFVALGIYKLNQWSYTGSFIVLFLIGLAVKAITDGFGKESYSNEPRESWRFPIRQKAR from the coding sequence GTGCAAAATCAAATAGACAATATGCTGAGTTCGGCACATCAAATGGAAAGGAATTGGTGGCTGACAAACGATTTGTTCACCTTTCCGTGGTGGGTCATCGTTTTTGTAAATGCGTTTTTTCTCGTTTTGTTTATTATGTTTATTGACCGGAGAAGAACCCGGCAAATCACACTTGCGCTATTGTTCGGCTACGCTATCGTCGGCGTATTTGACCAAACCGGCAAATATTTCATGCTGTGGAGTTATCCGCACCAGCTTGTCCCGTTTGTTGCCAACTTTAATGCGGTGAACTTCTTGGCCGTCCCATGCATTTTCGCCATAATGTACCAAAAATTTATGTCTTGGAAAACGTTTGTGATCGCCGATTTGCTCGCTGCATTAGTGAACGCGTATATTGCCGAACCCATCTTCGTCGCGCTTGGCATCTACAAATTAAATCAATGGAGTTATACCGGTTCTTTTATCGTCCTGTTTTTGATCGGTCTGGCGGTAAAAGCGATCACCGACGGTTTCGGGAAAGAATCGTACTCGAACGAGCCGAGGGAGAGCTGGCGTTTTCCGATCAGACAAAAAGCAAGATAA